A window of the Camelus dromedarius isolate mCamDro1 chromosome 5, mCamDro1.pat, whole genome shotgun sequence genome harbors these coding sequences:
- the ERH gene encoding enhancer of rudimentary homolog: MSHTILLVQPTKRPEGRTYADYESVNECMEGVCKMYEEHLKRMNPNSPSITYDISQLFDFIDDLADLSCLVYRADTQTYQPYNKDWIKEKIYVLLRRQAQQAGK; encoded by the exons ATG TCTCACACCATTTTGCTGGTACAGCCTACAAAGAGGCCAGAAGGCAGAACTTATGCTGACTATGAATCTGTGAATGAATGCATGGAAG GTGTTTGTAAAATGTATGAAGAACATCTGAAGAGAATGAATCCCAACAGCCCCTCTATCACATATGACATCAGTCAGTTGTTTGATTTTATTGATGATCTGGCAGATCTCAGCTGCCTTGT ttaCCGAGCTGATACCCAGACATACCAGCCTTATAACAAAGACTGGATTAAAGAGAAGATCTACGTGCTCCTTCGTCGGCAGGCCCAGCAGGCCGGGAAATAG